The Oncorhynchus mykiss isolate Arlee chromosome 5, USDA_OmykA_1.1, whole genome shotgun sequence DNA window GACAATATTTAGGGCCTACCTTTTTTTTTCTTTACCTACCTTGGTTGGGGTGATAGCTGGCTTGGGCACCAGGTTCTTGTAGACACTGGATGAAGAGATTGGGGTTTTGGTGCCGTTGGTTacgtggggtactgttgtgttggcGAAACCAGCAGAGAAAGAAGCGCCAGGGTCTTCCTTGGAAACCTTCTTGATGACCAACATCTTAGTTATGGTCTGCTTGGCACTAGGGGGGTGCTCTGTGGGGGAAGGATttaccaatcaatcaatcaggcgTGCTCCCTTTCAAAGCCAGTCACTGGCAGAGCTCCTCACTCACCCCAAACACCTACAGGAGTCCCTACGGCATGAGGCTGGGCCACCGGCTTCCCACTGCTCTCTGATTGATTGAGTGAGGGCTGTGGAAAAAAGCAAGAACACCCGTAACTTAACAAAAGTTGTCTGAAGTAATTTAAACATAGTAATCACCCAGCAGGTCGCTAACAATTTAAAAATGATCTGAAACAGCTTGATAAACCAAATCTTTGGAATTGTTTTAAATTCAAGCAATGAACATCTGGAGAAAGATGAGAGGGCACCCACAAAATCCTCCTCCACAAACTTCAGCTTGTCCTCATGGCCTCCCTCAACTGGCAGGAAGCCTCCTTTCCGGGGGTGGAAGGTCCCGTTACGCTGACGGTGGGGCCCTGGtcgctccctgtccctgtcccccacAGGGCGCTTGGTGTGGCGCCCATGGTGGGGTCCCTCCTGCCCCCAGAGACCGCTGCCCAGGCCCCCCTGCCCTCTCTTAGCCACGCCTGAGTCCACAGAGTCATGCcgcaggagagagggatggtgcaACCCATCACCTAGCAACCAGGAGTGGAAAAGTAAAATGAAGGTTAAGAACTGATTGGACCTCATAAtccatccaacacacacacatactgttcaACCCTACTTTAACATATGTATATCTGTGACTAATACACTTTGATTTGGTAGTCAGGGTCAGGTAGGGTAAGAccatgtgtatgtgcgtgtgctaCCTGCAGGTGCTCTGAGAGGGCTGTTGTTGAAGAAGCCGTCGGAGGAGTTATGGCGGCGGCGGCTCACAGCGGGCCGAGCATCACCGCGGGCAAGATTCTCTCCGTGCCTCTCAAACGCTGCAAGAGactgagagatacagagagggaaagagaaatgtacagagatggagaaagagatacagaaagcgtcaaagagagacagagaaagagagacagaggggcacatTTATAAGAGCCTCAGTAACCACTCAGAGCAATAGCTCACAAGCCATTACACTATACCAAAATGGGGGTGTGAAAGTAACAGTTTAAACGAAGTTGAGATCATTAACGTTAAGAAAAATCCCAAaccgaacccccccccccc harbors:
- the LOC110524701 gene encoding vasculin-like protein 1 isoform X3, with protein sequence MAQHDFVPAWLNFSTPQPAKSLAAFERHGENLARGDARPAVSRRRHNSSDGFFNNSPLRAPAGDGLHHPSLLRHDSVDSGVAKRGQGGLGSGLWGQEGPHHGRHTKRPVGDRDRERPGPHRQRNGTFHPRKGGFLPVEGGHEDKLKFVEEDFPSLNQSESSGKPVAQPHAVGTPVGVWEHPPSAKQTITKMLVIKKVSKEDPGASFSAGFANTTVPHVTNGTKTPISSSSVYKNLVPKPAITPTKAGPWKPSGRETKSSFNLSGWDSAFTSPAASVNKLLTHVTPPTYGTPKEPPSSITPPIDVTLPRLKLMRRSTDRKSEFLRGLKDDRNWDGPTSTSPSEPKENRGDLQENGIPHSLSDSDTDHLSSSLEAEYS
- the LOC110524701 gene encoding vasculin-like protein 1 isoform X2, giving the protein MAQHDFVPAWLNFSTPQPAKSLAAFERHGENLARGDARPAVSRRRHNSSDGFFNNSPLRAPAGDGLHHPSLLRHDSVDSGVAKRGQGGLGSGLWGQEGPHHGRHTKRPVGDRDRERPGPHRQRNGTFHPRKGGFLPVEGGHEDKLKFVEEDFPSLNQSESSGKPVAQPHAVGTPVGVWEHPPSAKQTITKMLVIKKVSKEDPGASFSAGFANTTVPHVTNGTKTPISSSSVYKNLVPKPAITPTKPPSSITPPIDVTLPRLKLMRRSTDRKSEFLRGLKDDRNWDGPTSTSPSEPKENRGDLQENGIPHSLSDSDTDHLSSSLEAEYRLLKAMGWQEYPENDDNFLPITDAELQEFQAKTEKLKRNRLVQNGVLLKPLLKGAPLPLLSWRSPVEPELEEVSESESTSSSQTDDDDT